ATATTTGAACAGTATATAGATGAGAATCACGGCGGAAATCGCTGCCATTATTTTGAAGTTTTTGCGCAGTTTCAACACTTCGGGGGAGAGATTTACCGGCTTTTTGGTTGATTTTTTCTCTTTTATCTTTCGGAATCTCTCGATTACAGATTCCCGTTGACTTGGAGGTGCCGCAGTTTTAGGCTTTTGCGTTCTGGGCAGCCCAGGCTGGGTAACAGCTTCATCCCGCGCAGGGGCATCATCTCGGAGGGGTGGAATTCGCACAGGTTCACCGGAAAAAACATCGATGGACACTTCTTTCTGCCTGATAATGGCTTCCCGCATCTCCTGGGCCGAGGCAAAACGCCTGCGAGGGTCAATCTGCAGTGCCTTGCCCAAAATGCTCAGCAACCAGGAAGGGATTTGCTTTCCCCCCAAAGCTTGGTTCACCGGAGGCTTGGAAAAAAGCTCCTGTTTTTGGGAGGATGGCGGTTGTCCTTTATCGATTTCCCAGGGCAACCTGCCTGTGAAAAGCAAATATGCCAGAACCCCGATGGAATAGATATCTGAACGCTGGTCTGGGTTTTGCTCCAAAAATATCTCCGGAGCCGTGAAAATGACCGGATGAAATTCCTGGCCGCCCGGTTCGGCATTTTTCCAAGCATGGGGCGACCTGCCAAAACCGAATAACTTCAGTTCATAATCCGTTGTGATCATGATTTTTGAGGGCTGAAGATTGAGATGAAGGGTCAGCAGATTGTGCGCGTATTGCAATGCATCCAGAATCTGCAGGGTCCATTTAAGCGCCTGGCTATAGCTGATATCCACCTTGGGGATGGCCAAAATATGATCCAGCGGATCACCTTCCAGATATTCACAAACCATGTAGGCGGAGCCGCCATCTTCAAACAGGCCAATGGTTTCCCTGATGTTGGGATGCCTCAGCCGGCGCCCTGTTTCCGCCTCACTGCGCAACTGCTGAAGCAAAACCTGGTTCCCCGCAAAGCTGTATTCATTGGTTTTGATGGTCACGATTCGTCCGCTGAAGTAATTCCGAGCCTTATACACCCGGAACTGTTTTGATTTATGCAGCGTCTCTATAATCGTGTAGGCGTTTTCGCCCTGGTTTGCGTTCATTTATCTCCCTGAAAAACAAGCTCCCCGCCGCTGTAAACCTTTGTGACATGGCTGGATCCGAGATGGTAGGGGATGAAATTGATGGAAGGGATGTCCCAAAAAACAAAATCCGCTCTTTTGCCCGGTTCCAGAGACCCCAGCTCAGCACCCAAATCAAGGGCGTAAGCGGCATTCACGGTGCTGGCGCAAAGTGCCTCAGCAGGAGTCAAGCCCATCATCAGGCAGGCCAGACTCATTGTGAAAGGCAGGGAGTCGCAGTTGCAACTGCCTGGGTTATAGTCAGTTGCAATGGCAACAGGCAAGCCGTTGTCAATCATA
This sequence is a window from Candidatus Cloacimonadota bacterium. Protein-coding genes within it:
- a CDS encoding SUMF1/EgtB/PvdO family nonheme iron enzyme, translating into MNANQGENAYTIIETLHKSKQFRVYKARNYFSGRIVTIKTNEYSFAGNQVLLQQLRSEAETGRRLRHPNIRETIGLFEDGGSAYMVCEYLEGDPLDHILAIPKVDISYSQALKWTLQILDALQYAHNLLTLHLNLQPSKIMITTDYELKLFGFGRSPHAWKNAEPGGQEFHPVIFTAPEIFLEQNPDQRSDIYSIGVLAYLLFTGRLPWEIDKGQPPSSQKQELFSKPPVNQALGGKQIPSWLLSILGKALQIDPRRRFASAQEMREAIIRQKEVSIDVFSGEPVRIPPLRDDAPARDEAVTQPGLPRTQKPKTAAPPSQRESVIERFRKIKEKKSTKKPVNLSPEVLKLRKNFKIMAAISAVILIYILFKYVILSEKSFFKGIIKNVGKKELQVVVNKAINMVPINGGTAVMGNVVQGASSDEYPLLQLTLQPFMVGVSEVTKEEWAMVIPSKDYRDAEKDLPITGVTFDEVLAWCNKKSVLDGLEPCYEFYSNGVNCDFSATGYRLPTEAEWEFVAKAGRQNDYFVFSGSNSAEPIAWFYGNSGGTLQAVKQKQPNQYGIYDLSGNASEWVWNWYAPYSQSTDMPFTGPDSGTDKVVRGGSFKSQPEELRVTRREYAKPYAKEDEIGFRVVRKR